The Staphylothermus marinus F1 genome has a segment encoding these proteins:
- the cas10 gene encoding type III-A CRISPR-associated protein Cas10/Csm1: MTSSKTNNKYHELLFAALLHDIGKVLQRGRIGVTEKYSTHDDLGAKFIDENHDIFEHIGIDPETMKLLIKYHHHTLRGLKPPENISVLLEILEKADHDSASERSMGDEIYSKQRSITNYLVSPLWIINYYKQSRKDLSVAEKLPKNSYICYKPVSVIALLRDKSFPYDLELVENVLKAVKCFPENKDEENVFEEIRRYYSEIYKDMIKVLSDLEKATLTGIMGVNELLETLSSYIRYSLIFIPDALYGVDIPSTNLSAHSLLTAALASSYMLSRHSGVSGYEIRVGLLDLSGIQKYIASYARRKGALRQFRGRSLLLQLVMKASAYKLLKELKLNHAHLILERGDSAVFILPSIIDEKTFHNAVKKIEEAIYELFHGDIYIAYGLSEPFRPSYIPPWSKDFGKKGFSKALLELGKKVSKSKRSRFKLLDPRILAKNTIRDESDNRDADMCPLCKATLFKESLIPISKDEAQKLGLEEDVEKICPSCLLAHIAGYAAENLVFIVEIRNKNISDKLFEELRSGKFIVEKVDAINVKYGVIPVKGLDTTYIIISDLSGRKTGHCPLLQSFIETVLNRIIKEYSVGERVEVIIYKNNDPGGFIPHGKDMEKLAGALMRNKNVQVGFSVIFTNVSLQQNELDDLARADNKYTLLSWMKIDGDRIGFTGLHLIGSLGRYATFNELVNLYTNLIGYLILYKNAKLLNNKYQLLRDKVVIVYSGGDDSLIVSRFVEGLYYLKYYHEWLNRFFGRIGDIEALTISASMILRESDYPAYLSYNETINYLEEAKDEGRNRVYVDPLSIDIEGAKSVSWKQYDLLLDNSLDKDLKEWVTKYKQQSYRLLWITRNIMKNHHRYVRESSTKRKSEYYRRVLEYLIAYIYIYNRLSETREFIEKLASKKILTTPLEPKTIIEKYSTDKISEPLILEFDKLSRFLSLLMLRLREKL, encoded by the coding sequence ATGACGAGTTCAAAAACTAATAATAAGTACCATGAATTATTATTTGCTGCTCTACTACACGATATCGGCAAGGTTTTACAGAGAGGAAGAATAGGAGTTACTGAAAAATATAGTACTCACGATGATCTTGGTGCGAAGTTTATAGATGAAAATCATGATATATTTGAACATATTGGTATAGATCCAGAAACAATGAAGCTTCTAATAAAGTATCATCACCATACTCTAAGAGGGCTAAAGCCTCCCGAGAATATTAGTGTTCTTCTAGAAATACTTGAAAAAGCCGATCATGATTCAGCTTCAGAGAGAAGTATGGGGGATGAAATATATTCTAAACAGAGAAGTATTACAAACTACTTGGTCTCTCCTCTATGGATTATCAACTACTATAAACAAAGTAGAAAAGACTTAAGTGTTGCTGAGAAACTGCCTAAAAACTCATATATATGTTATAAACCGGTATCTGTAATAGCATTGCTTAGAGATAAGAGTTTCCCATATGATCTGGAATTAGTTGAAAATGTATTAAAAGCTGTAAAATGTTTCCCCGAGAATAAAGATGAGGAGAATGTATTTGAAGAAATTAGAAGATACTACTCCGAGATCTATAAGGACATGATTAAGGTACTGAGTGATCTAGAAAAAGCTACACTTACTGGAATAATGGGTGTTAACGAACTTTTAGAGACTCTCTCAAGCTATATAAGGTATTCTCTAATATTTATACCAGATGCTCTCTACGGCGTTGATATACCTTCAACAAACTTATCTGCCCATTCACTCCTCACCGCCGCTTTAGCATCATCATATATGTTATCTAGACACAGTGGAGTCTCCGGATACGAGATCAGGGTTGGATTACTTGATCTTAGTGGTATACAGAAATACATAGCCTCCTATGCGAGACGCAAGGGTGCTTTAAGACAGTTTAGGGGGCGTTCACTACTATTACAACTCGTCATGAAAGCTTCAGCTTATAAGTTGTTAAAAGAACTCAAACTAAACCATGCCCATCTAATCCTTGAACGAGGTGATTCTGCAGTATTCATACTGCCCAGTATTATTGATGAGAAAACATTTCATAATGCTGTTAAGAAGATTGAAGAAGCAATATATGAGCTCTTCCATGGAGACATATATATTGCTTATGGTTTATCTGAACCATTTAGACCATCATATATTCCACCATGGTCTAAAGATTTTGGAAAGAAAGGATTTTCTAAAGCACTACTAGAACTGGGTAAGAAGGTTTCTAAGTCGAAGAGAAGCAGATTTAAACTACTCGATCCTAGAATTCTAGCTAAGAATACTATTAGAGATGAGAGTGATAATAGAGATGCTGATATGTGCCCACTATGTAAAGCAACACTATTTAAAGAGTCCCTCATACCTATTAGTAAAGATGAAGCTCAGAAGCTAGGTTTAGAAGAAGATGTTGAAAAGATATGTCCATCATGTCTCCTAGCACATATAGCTGGATATGCTGCTGAGAACCTAGTATTTATAGTTGAGATTAGGAATAAGAACATTTCTGATAAATTATTCGAAGAACTTAGAAGCGGGAAATTCATTGTTGAAAAAGTAGATGCTATAAATGTAAAATACGGAGTTATCCCGGTTAAAGGATTAGATACAACATACATCATCATATCGGATCTTTCAGGGAGAAAAACAGGTCATTGTCCCCTCTTACAATCCTTTATAGAAACAGTGCTTAATAGAATTATTAAGGAATATAGTGTTGGGGAGAGAGTAGAGGTTATAATATATAAGAACAATGATCCAGGGGGCTTTATACCTCATGGAAAAGACATGGAAAAACTAGCAGGTGCTCTGATGAGGAATAAGAATGTACAAGTAGGTTTCTCAGTAATATTCACTAATGTATCGCTTCAACAAAATGAGCTCGACGACCTAGCTAGAGCCGATAATAAATATACTCTCTTATCATGGATGAAGATTGATGGGGATCGCATAGGGTTTACAGGATTACATCTTATAGGTTCTCTAGGTAGATATGCAACATTTAACGAGCTAGTTAACCTCTACACTAACTTAATCGGTTACTTAATACTTTACAAAAATGCTAAATTATTAAATAATAAATATCAGTTATTGAGAGATAAAGTTGTAATCGTATATAGTGGTGGAGATGACTCATTAATCGTCTCAAGATTTGTAGAAGGTCTATATTATCTTAAATATTATCATGAATGGCTTAACAGATTCTTTGGAAGAATAGGTGATATAGAAGCACTAACTATTTCAGCAAGCATGATTCTTAGGGAGTCAGATTACCCAGCATATCTATCATATAATGAAACAATAAATTATTTAGAAGAAGCTAAAGATGAAGGGAGGAATAGAGTATATGTGGACCCATTATCTATAGACATTGAAGGTGCGAAGTCTGTTTCTTGGAAACAATATGATCTACTACTAGATAATAGTTTAGATAAAGACCTAAAGGAGTGGGTGACAAAGTATAAGCAACAATCATATAGATTACTCTGGATTACTAGAAATATTATGAAGAACCATCATAGATATGTAAGAGAAAGCAGTACTAAGAGGAAGAGTGAGTATTATAGGAGAGTGCTCGAATATCTGATAGCATACATTTACATATATAATAGGTTATCTGAGACAAGAGAGTTCATAGAAAAATTAGCAAGCAAGAAAATATTAACAACACCTCTAGAGCCGAAGACCATTATTGAAAAATATAGTACGGATAAAATAAGTGAGCCACTAATACTAGAATTTGACAAACTATCTCGCTTCCTATCACTACTAATGCTACGTTTGAGAGAAAAACTATGA
- a CDS encoding DUF2797 domain-containing protein, translated as MDLWGEGYVLIPRLFYFDTRFYSKEYVRVSGLDMFMGLEMGRELVRYKLVFYGLIAQEEGSHILHLIVPGEKIMFVENYVEYCRWHNGPLERKDNPLEREYCVREAVSELGYCSKHRNSIRAIYSKCFSTAGLESLRNCWILDEKYKDKINYTVYLLAYNKDKFKVGTTRTWRLLDRIAEQPHIVATTLYTSNSAVETRNIEIKAGKLERLTEKPHRKLKETIKTPIPPVLLKLEKTLTKTQRILGIKQTKQPTIFRIEPNTEITEYHKAKETNLKQIIGKQLIIQDYYAGHLLLEETNTNTKYLLKTNQILHKPSIKTT; from the coding sequence ATGGATTTATGGGGGGAGGGATATGTTTTGATACCTAGGCTTTTCTATTTTGATACGAGGTTTTATTCTAAGGAGTATGTTAGAGTTTCTGGGTTGGATATGTTTATGGGTTTGGAGATGGGTAGGGAGCTTGTTAGGTATAAGCTTGTATTTTATGGTTTAATTGCTCAGGAGGAGGGTTCGCATATACTACACTTAATTGTTCCCGGCGAGAAAATTATGTTTGTGGAGAACTATGTAGAGTATTGTCGCTGGCATAATGGTCCATTGGAGAGGAAAGATAATCCTTTAGAGAGGGAATACTGTGTTAGAGAAGCGGTTTCAGAGCTTGGATACTGCTCGAAGCATAGGAATAGTATTAGAGCAATATATTCCAAATGCTTCTCAACAGCGGGACTAGAAAGCTTGAGAAACTGCTGGATACTAGATGAGAAATACAAAGATAAAATAAACTATACAGTCTACCTACTAGCCTACAACAAAGACAAATTCAAAGTAGGAACAACAAGAACATGGAGACTACTAGATAGAATAGCTGAACAACCACACATAGTAGCAACAACACTATACACATCTAACAGCGCAGTAGAAACAAGAAACATAGAGATCAAAGCCGGAAAACTAGAAAGACTAACAGAAAAACCACATAGAAAACTAAAAGAAACAATAAAAACACCAATACCACCAGTACTGTTAAAACTAGAAAAAACACTTACAAAAACACAGCGAATCCTAGGAATAAAACAAACAAAACAACCAACAATATTCCGAATAGAACCAAACACAGAAATAACAGAATACCATAAAGCAAAAGAAACAAACCTAAAACAAATAATAGGAAAACAACTAATAATACAAGACTACTACGCAGGACACCTACTCCTAGAAGAAACAAACACAAACACAAAATACCTACTAAAAACAAACCAAATACTACACAAACCAAGCATAAAAACAACCTAA